In Thermodesulfobacteriota bacterium, the DNA window TGACCGCGACCGGGTCTATGGCCGAGACGGTAGAGCCGCCCCCCCCTTCGTCATCGTTCTCGTAGACTATGACGTTACACGGCATCATGAGCCCTATCTCGAGTTCGGCGGTAAGGGCCTGGTACGCGTACGGCGGGTTGCATGCCCCGAGGATGATATAGTTCCTGAACTCCTTATCGAGCTTCTTCTTGAGCGTGGCCTTTACGTCTA includes these proteins:
- a CDS encoding DUF302 domain-containing protein, whose amino-acid sequence is MGGYAITKKLGCGYAEAVEKAREALAEEGFGILTEIDVKATLKKKLDKEFRNYIILGACNPPYAYQALTAELEIGLMMPCNVIVYENDDEGGGGSTVSAIDPVAVMGAIDNPELATFAEEVRAGLEKALSSLG